Proteins co-encoded in one Arachis hypogaea cultivar Tifrunner chromosome 13, arahy.Tifrunner.gnm2.J5K5, whole genome shotgun sequence genomic window:
- the LOC112736888 gene encoding uncharacterized protein isoform X1 translates to MLVRYVVAFLLGLLWSVLVVDASLGDADPHYRSCVTQCQENGCVGKKCFPNCKFSSDGVLIDRPWYMQDSLYIQWKKWDCQSDCRYYCMLEREKEKELHSLGPVKYHGKWPFKRIYGMQEPASVAFSALNLAMHFHGWISFFILLYYKLPLKYGKKPYYEYSGLWHIYALLSLNSWFWSAVFHSRDVDLTEKLDYSSAVVLLGYSLILAILRGFNVKDEATRVMVSAPLIAFVVTHVMYINFYTLDYGWNMMVCVMMGVTQLVIWAVWAGVSCHPSRWKVWLVVFSGGLAMLLEIYDFPPYQGLLDAHALWHATTIPLTYIWWSFVRDDAEFRTSNLVKKAK, encoded by the exons ATGTTAGTTCGTTATGTGGTTGCTTTCCTTCTGGGGCTTCTGTGGTCTGTCTTGGTAGTAGATGCAAGTCTTGGTGATGCTGATCCACATTATAG GAGTTGTGTAACCCAATGTCAAGAAAATGGATGTGTTGGTAAAAAATGCTTTCCAAATTGTAAATTTTCTTCGGATGGAGTTCTTATTGATCGTCCTTGGTACATGCAAGATTCACTTTACATACAATGGAAAAAATGGGACTGTCAAAGTGACTGTCGGTACTACTGCATgcttgagagagagaaagaaaaagaattacatAGCCTCGGCCCCGTCAAATATCATGGCAAATGGCCTTTCAAGCGTATTTATGGGATGCAG GAGCCTGCATCTGTGGCTTTCTCTGCTCTCAATCTTGCAATGCATTTTCATGGTTGGatctccttcttcattcttctttactATAAATTGCCTCTAAAATATGGAAAAAAGCCATATTATGAATATTCTGGTTTGTGGCATATCTATGCACTCTTATCACTAAACTCTTGGTTCTGGAGTGCTGTTTTCCACAGTCG AGATGTTGATCTGACAGAGAAACTGGACTACTCATCTGCAGTGGTTCTCCTTGGATATTCTCTCATTTTAGCCATATTACGTGGCTTCAATGTTAAGGATGAAGCTACCAGAGTTATGGTTTCTGCTCCATTGATAGCCTTTGTAGTCACTCATGTAATGTACATCAACTTCTATACATTAGATTATG GCTGGAATATGATGGTTTGCGTAATGATGGGTGTAACACAGCTTGTCATTTGGGCAGTTTGGGCAGGTGTTAGTTGCCATCCTTCACGGTGGAAGGTCTGGCTGGTTGTTTTCTCGGGTGGTCTTGCGATGCTCCTAGAAATATACGATTTCCCTCCGTATCAAGGACTTCTGGATGCTCATGCTCTTTGGCATGCAACAACAATTCCTCTGACCTACATTTGGTGGAGCTTCGTAAGGGACGATGCTGAATTTCGAACCTCTAACCTTGTTAAGAAGGCCAAGTAG
- the LOC112736889 gene encoding glycine-rich RNA-binding, abscisic acid-inducible protein, producing MAAADVEFRCFVGGLAWATDNDALEKAFSAYGEIVESKVINDRETGRSRGFGFVTFASEQAMRDAIDGMNGSNLDGRNITVNEAQSRGGGGGGGGGFRSGGGGGYGGGGFSRGGGGGGYGGGGGRREGGYNRNGGGGGGYGGGGYGGGRDRGYGDGGSRYSRGGGDSDGSSWRN from the exons ATGGCTGCCGCAGATGTTGAGTTCCGGTGCTTCGTTGGTGGGCTTGCATGGGCCACCGATAACGACGCTCTAGAGAAGGCCTTCTCTGCCTACGGAGAAATCGTTGAATCGAAG GTTATCAACGATCGCGAAACTGGAAGATCCAGAGGTTTCGGATTTGTGACCTTTGCTTCTGAGCAAGCCATGAGGGATGCGATTGATGGCATGAACGGATCCAACCTTGACGGCCGTAACATCACTGTCAACGAGGCTCAGTCCCGTGGAGGTGGAGGAGGTGGTGGAGGTGGCTTCAGAAGCGGAGGCGGCGGTGGATATGGTGGTGGCGGATTTAGCCGTGGCGGCGGTGGTGGTGGATACGGAGGCGGCGGGGGTCGTCGTGAAGGTGGATACAACAGAAACGGTGGTGGCGGCGGTGGCTACGGAGGTGGCGGTTATGGCGGTGGTAGGGACCGTGGCTATGGTGATGGTGGCTCCCGTTACTCCAGAGGCGGTGGTGACTCCGATGGCAGCAGCTGGAGGAACTGA
- the LOC112736888 gene encoding uncharacterized protein isoform X2 yields the protein MQVLVMLIHIIDSLYIQWKKWDCQSDCRYYCMLEREKEKELHSLGPVKYHGKWPFKRIYGMQEPASVAFSALNLAMHFHGWISFFILLYYKLPLKYGKKPYYEYSGLWHIYALLSLNSWFWSAVFHSRDVDLTEKLDYSSAVVLLGYSLILAILRGFNVKDEATRVMVSAPLIAFVVTHVMYINFYTLDYGWNMMVCVMMGVTQLVIWAVWAGVSCHPSRWKVWLVVFSGGLAMLLEIYDFPPYQGLLDAHALWHATTIPLTYIWWSFVRDDAEFRTSNLVKKAK from the exons ATGCAAGTCTTGGTGATGCTGATCCACATTATAG ATTCACTTTACATACAATGGAAAAAATGGGACTGTCAAAGTGACTGTCGGTACTACTGCATgcttgagagagagaaagaaaaagaattacatAGCCTCGGCCCCGTCAAATATCATGGCAAATGGCCTTTCAAGCGTATTTATGGGATGCAG GAGCCTGCATCTGTGGCTTTCTCTGCTCTCAATCTTGCAATGCATTTTCATGGTTGGatctccttcttcattcttctttactATAAATTGCCTCTAAAATATGGAAAAAAGCCATATTATGAATATTCTGGTTTGTGGCATATCTATGCACTCTTATCACTAAACTCTTGGTTCTGGAGTGCTGTTTTCCACAGTCG AGATGTTGATCTGACAGAGAAACTGGACTACTCATCTGCAGTGGTTCTCCTTGGATATTCTCTCATTTTAGCCATATTACGTGGCTTCAATGTTAAGGATGAAGCTACCAGAGTTATGGTTTCTGCTCCATTGATAGCCTTTGTAGTCACTCATGTAATGTACATCAACTTCTATACATTAGATTATG GCTGGAATATGATGGTTTGCGTAATGATGGGTGTAACACAGCTTGTCATTTGGGCAGTTTGGGCAGGTGTTAGTTGCCATCCTTCACGGTGGAAGGTCTGGCTGGTTGTTTTCTCGGGTGGTCTTGCGATGCTCCTAGAAATATACGATTTCCCTCCGTATCAAGGACTTCTGGATGCTCATGCTCTTTGGCATGCAACAACAATTCCTCTGACCTACATTTGGTGGAGCTTCGTAAGGGACGATGCTGAATTTCGAACCTCTAACCTTGTTAAGAAGGCCAAGTAG